In the Euphorbia lathyris chromosome 5, ddEupLath1.1, whole genome shotgun sequence genome, one interval contains:
- the LOC136231311 gene encoding protein DMP7: MDVTKIPLLENAILSPIEKPTKTPAQKAIRKTFKGTAHLAKLLPTGSVLTFQIFSPILTHDGQCNTITSTTLTLTLLSVCAFSCFALCFTDSFRDERGKVRYGFATFSGLWVIDGSVKLSAEEAVNYRLRFIDFLHAFMSILVFGTVALFDKNVVKCFCPTPSDEVKDLLIVVPFGVGLICSVLFLVCPSKRHGIGTPLSRN; encoded by the coding sequence ATGGACGTTACTAAAATACCGCTCCTAGAAAATGCAATTTTATCACCAATTGAAAAACCAACAAAAACACCAGCCCAAAAAGCCATAAGAAAAACCTTCAAAGGCACAGCACATTTAGCCAAACTTCTCCCCACAGGCTCAGTTCTAACATTCCAAATATTTTCCCCAATTTTGACCCATGATGGCCAATGCAATACAATCACTAGTACAACATTGACATTAACCCTATTAAGTGTTTGTGCATTTTCCTGCTTTGCCCTTTGCTTCACCGATAGCTTTCGTGACGAGAGGGGGAAAGTCCGGTACGGGTTTGCGACGTTTTCGGGGTTGTGGGTTATTGACGGATCGGTCAAGTTATCGGCGGAGGAAGCGGTTAATTACCGGCTAAGGTTTATTGATTTCTTGCATGCTTTTATGTCTATATTGGTTTTTGGGACAGTTGCTTTGTTTGATAAAAATGTTGTAAAATGTTTTTGTCCAACACCAAGTGATGAGGTTAAGGATTTGTTGATTGTTGTTCCTTTTGGTGTCGGGTTGATTTGTAGCGTTCTGTTCCTTGTATGCCCTTCAAAACGACATGGGATTGGAACCCCTTTGTCTCGTaattag
- the LOC136230487 gene encoding receptor-like protein kinase HSL1 yields the protein MQLFFSLLLISFPFSVLSLNQEGLYLQRVKLGLSDPTHILSSWNQRDDTPCNWFGIKCDSVTHRVTSLDLSNSQLSGPFSTFLCHLPSLISISFYNNSINSSLPVDFSPCRNLQSLNLGQNLLIGSLPESLAQLPNLRYLGLEANNLTGEIPVKFGEFQRLETLLLAGNFLNGTIPVQLGNISTLQLLQIAYNPFTPSRIPIELANLTNVKELWLAGCQFFGSIPVGLSRLTRLENLDLSENNLTGLIPSSFGEFKSIIQIELFSNSLSGSLPVGFSNLTTLRRFDASMNELTGTIPYDLCELELESLNLYDNRLEGSLPESISKSPNLYELKLFNNKLTGKLPTQLGLKSPLKFFDVSYNGFSGEIPTNLCANGELEDLILIYNSFSGKIPESLGDCQSLGRARLRSNRLTGPVPGKFWGLQRVYLMELVGNSLSGKVSTAISSAYNLSVLLISDNRFSGEIPTEIGLLGNLIEFSASNNLFTGPIPETLVNLTMLNRLVLNNNELSGGIPAGTQGLKSLNELNLANNELSGSIPNEIGILPVLNYLDLSGNHFSGKIPPELQKLKLNVFNLSNNLLSGELPPLFSKEMYRNSFVGNPGLCSDIEGLCPQTGKSKKLSYLWILRSIFIAAGMVFVIGFVWFYFKYRSFKKSNKVITITKWRSFHKLGFSELEIADCLQDDNVIGSGASGKVYKVVLSNGETVAVKKLFGGANSNNDEFQVEVETLGKIRHKNIVRLWCCCNAGDCKLLVYEYMPNGSLGDLLHSNKSGLLDWPTRYKIALDAAEGLSYLHHDCVPPIVHRDVKSNNILLDSEFGARVADFGVAKIVQRLNKGIEPMSAIAGSCGYIAPEYAYTLRVNEKSDTYSFGVVILELVTGKRPIDPNFGEKDLVNWVYTNIDEKGVDDVIDPKIDSIHKNEICRVLDVGLRCTSSLPIGRPSMRRVVKMLQEISVESKAKWCKKEGKLSPYYSEERVDENV from the exons atgcagCTTTTCTTTTCCCTCCTCTTAATTTCCTTCCCATTCTCAGTTCTCTCCCTAAACCAAGAAGGTCTCTACCTCCAGCGAGTCAAACTCGGCCTCTCCGATCCAACTCACATCCTCTCTTCCTGGAATCAACGTGATGACACTCCTTGTAACTGGTTCGGCATCAAATGTGACTCCGTAACTCACCGAGTCACCTCCCTCGACCTCTCCAATTCCCAGCTCTCCGGCCCCTTTTCCACCTTCCTTTGTCACCTCCCTTCTCTAATCTCCATCTCTTTCTACAACAACTCCATCAATTCCTCCCTCCCCGTCGATTTCTCACCTTGCCGGAATCTTCAGTCTTTGAATTTGGGGCAGAATCTTTTAATTGGGTCCTTACCGGAATCTCTGGCTCAGCTGCCGAATTTGCGGTATTTGGGGTTAGAGGCGAATAATTTAACAGGTGAGATTCCGGTGAAATTTGGGGAATTTCAGCGGCTTGAGACGCTATTGCTCGCTGGGAATTTTCTTAATGGGACTATACCGGTTCAGCTTGGTAATATCTCTACTCTTCAGCTTCTCCAAATTGCTTATAATCCGTTCACGCCGAGTCGGATTCCGATTGAGCTTGCGAATTTGACGAATGTTAAAGAGCTTTGGCTTGCCGGATGTCAGTTTTTTGGTTCGATTCCGGTGGGGTTGAGCCGTTTAACTCGGTTGGAGAATTTGGATTTGTCGGAGAATAACCTCACCGGGTTAATCCCGAGTTCTTTTGGGGAGTTCAAGAGTATAATTCAAATTGAGCTTTTCAGCAACTCGTTGTCTGGTTCTTTACCTGTTGGATTTTCTAATTTGACGACATTGAGGAGATTTGATGCCTCCATGAATGAGTTAACCGGAACGATTCCGTATGATTTGTGCGAGTTGGAGCTTGAATCGCTGAATTTATACGATAACAGACTTGAAGGAAGTTTACCAGAGAGTATTTCCAAGTCTCCCAATTTATACGAGCTCAAGTTATTCAACAATAAACTCACCGGTAAATTGCCGACTCAATTGGGTTTGAAATCGCCGTTGAAGTTCTTCGATGTGTCCTACAATGGATTTTCCGGTGAAATACCGACGAATTTGTGTGCAAATGGAGAACTAGAAGACCTGATTTTGATTTACAATTCGTTCTCCGGGAAAATCCCTGAGAGTCTCGGAGATTGCCAGAGCTTGGGACGTGCTCGGTTAAGAAGTAATAGACTTACAGGTCCGGTGCCGGGAAAGTTCTGGGGGCTTCAAAGAGTATACTTGATGGAGCTCGTCGGAAATTCGTTATCTGGGAAGGTTTCAACTGCAATATCCTCTGCTTATAATCTCTCTGTTTTGCTGATTTCAGATAACAGATTTTCCGGCGAAATTCCGACGGAAATTGGTCTTTTGGGCAATTTGATTGAATTCTCTGCAAGTAATAACTTGTTTACAGGTCCGATTCCAGAGACTTTGGTGAATTTGACAATGTTAAACAGGCTTGTTCTTAACAACAATGAATTATCAGGCGGAATCCCAGCCGGGACACAGGGTTTGAAGAGCTTAAATGAGCTTAATTTAGCTAATAATGAGCTTTCTGGTTCAATCCCTAATGAAATTGGGATTTTACCGGTGCTTAATTACCTTGATCTTTCCGGGAATCACTTTTCCGGGAAAATCCCACCAGAACTTCAGAAACTGAAGCTCAATGTGTTCAACTTGTCAAACAATTTACTGTCCGGAGAACTCCCTCCTCTGTTTTCCAAGGAAATGTACCGGAACAGCTTCGTCGGGAATCCGGGTTTATGCAGCGACATCGAAGGCCTTTGCCCTCAGACTGGCAAGTCGAAAAAGCTGAGCTACTTATGGATTCTCCGGTCCATTTTCATAGCCGCGGGCATGGTTTTTGTTATCGGGTTTGTTTGGTTCTACTTCAAGTATCGGAGTTTCAAGAAATCGAACAAAGTCATCACTATTACGAAATGGAGATCATTCCATAAACTCGGGTTTAGCGAATTGGAAATCGCGGATTGCCTTCAAGACGACAATGTGATCGGAAGTGGAGCTTCAGGAAAAGTGTACAAGGTTGTCCTTAGCAATGGCGAAACGGTAGCAGTCAAGAAGCTATTCGGAGGGGCTAATTCGAACAACGACGAATTCCAAGTCGAGGTCGAAACTTTGGGGAAAATCAGGCACAAAAACATTGTCAGATTGTGGTGTTGTTGCAATGCCGGAGATTGCAAGCTGCTCGTTTACGAGTACATGCCAAACGGAAGCCTAGGCGATTTGTTGCATAGCAACAAATCCGGATTGCTAGATTGGCCAACGAGATACAAGATTGCATTAGACGCGGCCGAAGGATTATCATATCTACATCACGATTGCGTTCCTCCAATCGTTCATCGAGACGTGAAATCAAACAACATTTTGTTAGATAGCGAATTTGGTGCTAGAGTCGCAGATTTCGGAGTCGCCAAGATCGTCCAACGCCTCAACAAGGGGATAGAACCCATGTCTGCCATTGCGGGTTCTTGTGGCTACATCGCACCAG AATATGCCTACACTCTAAGAGTGAATGAGAAGAGCGACACGTATAGTTTCGGCGTCGTGATACTCGAATTAGTAACCGGAAAGCGTCCAATAGACCCGAACTTCGGAGAAAAAGACTTGGTGAACTGGGTTTACACAAACATAGATGAAAAAGGTGTGGACGATGTGATTGATCCTAAGATTGATTCTATACACAAGAATGAAATTTGCCGAGTTCTTGACGTGGGTCTCCGGTGCACTAGCTCGCTACCGATCGGGCGGCCATCGATGCGGCGGGTGGTGAAAATGCTGCAGGAGATTAGTGTAGAAAGCAAGGCTAAATGGTGCAAAAAGGAAGGGAAACTGTCACCTTATTACAGTGAAGAAAGAGTTGATGAAAATGTTTGA
- the LOC136230205 gene encoding NAC domain-containing protein 73 — protein sequence MTWCNDVQTIERSSPSPSPPPPPSSIQRHKDTLLRSCSCCPSCGHHIKSLDRQARIHDLPGLPAGVKFDPTDQELLEHLEGKVKCDARKLHPLIDEFIPTIEGENGICYTHPEKLPGVSKDGLIRHFFHRPSKAYTTGTRKRRKVHTDTEGGETRWHKTGKTRPVFVSGKVKGYKKILVLYTNYGKQRKPEKTNWVMHQYHLGNNEEEKDGELVVSKVFYQTQPRQCGTNNLSINNPKLKPHELLLGPKNNNNNNSSNIEFYSPSFISFDQTRPNTTQLLPHFDGSSFIPSLLEKT from the exons atgacTTGGTGTAATGATGTTCAAACCATTGAAAGAagctctccttctccttctccacctccacctccatcTTCCATTCAAAGACACAAAGATACTTTGCTCAGATCATGCTCATGCTGTCCTTCTTGTGGTCACCATATCAAATCCTTGGATCGTCAG GCAAGAATCCACGACTTGCCAGGGTTACCGGCGGGAGTGAAGTTTGATCCGACGGATCAAGAGTTGCTTGAGCATTTAGAGGGAAAAGTGAAGTGTGATGCACGTAAACTTCATCCTTTAATTGATGAGTTTATTCCTACAATTGAAGGAGAAAATGGAATATGCTATACTCACCCTGAAAAATTGCCAG GAGTGAGCAAAGATGGGCTAATTCGACATTTCTTCCACCGGCCATCAAAAGCATACACTACAG gaacaagaaaaagaagaaaggtACACACAGACACAGAAGGAGGTGAAACCAGATGGCATAAAACAGGAAAAACAAGACCAGTGTTTGTTTCAGGAAAAGTAAAAGGATACAAGAAAATTCTTGTTCTTTACACCAATTATGGAAAGCAAAGAAAACCAGAAAAAACAAATTGGGTAATGCATCAATATCATCTTGGCAACAATGAAGAAGAGAAAGATGGAGAACTTGTGGTCTCTAAAGTTTTCTACCAAACACAGCCTAGACAATGTGGCACTAATAATCTATCCATTAATAACCCTAAATTAAAGCCACATGAATTATTATTAGGCcctaagaataataataataataattcaagtAATATTGAATTTTACAGTCCTTCTTTTATATCCTTTGATCAAACCAGGCCTAAcactactcagcttcttccccATTTTGATGGATCTTCTTTCATTCCTTCACTACTAGAAAAAACCTGA